The following are encoded in a window of Manihot esculenta cultivar AM560-2 chromosome 8, M.esculenta_v8, whole genome shotgun sequence genomic DNA:
- the LOC110621627 gene encoding 60S ribosomal protein L21-1, whose translation MPAGHGLRSRTRDLFARPFRKKGYIPLTTYLRTYKIGDYVDIKVNGAVHKGMPHKFYHGRTGRVWNVTKRAVGVEVNKQVGNRIIRKRIHVRVEHLQQSRCTEEFRLRKKKNDELKTAAKARGEVISTKRQPEGPKPGFMVEGTQLETVTPIPYDVVNDLKGGY comes from the exons ATGCCGGCTGGTCATGGTCTTCGTTCTCGAACTCGCGATTTGTTCGCAAGGCCCTTCAGGAAGAAGGGTTACATTCCTTTGACCACCTATCTCAGGACCTACAAGATTGGCGATTATGTCGATATCAAGGTGAACGGCGCCGTTCACAAGGGTATGCCTCACAAGTTCTACCATGGCCGCACCGGTCGTGTTTGGAACGTCACTAAGCGCGCCGTCGGCGTTGAGGTTAACAAGCAG GTGGGTAACCGAATTATCAGAAAGAGGATCCATGTTCGAGTGGAGCATTTGCAGCAATCAAGGTGCACAGAGGAATTCCGtctaaggaagaagaagaatgatGAACTCAAGACAGCGGCAAAGGCAAGAGGTGAGGTTATTAGCACAAAGAGACAGCCAGAAGGCCCTAAACCTGGTTTCATGGTTGAGGGTACACAACTGGAAACTGTTACGCCCATCCCGTATGATGTTGTTAACGATCTCAAGGGTGGTTATTAG
- the LOC110620648 gene encoding dirigent protein 19, with protein sequence MGREWSVVTGSQIIFLSIAMASKTLFYFLFFSIFLLFSSLSTAKSYCFSRILSPATLGLKKEKLSHLHFYFHDIVSGRNATAVPVAEAASTKTSLSAFGLVIMMDDPLTVEPHRSSKLIGKAQGIYASASQTEISFLMVLNFAFTEGKYNGSNLSVLGRNSIFSGIREMPIVGGSGLFRFARGYAQAKTHEINLKTGDAVVEYNVFLTSEFASSLHVVFLSSVNIQMLDILRWVFFEAFKWFVCM encoded by the exons ATGGGCAGAGAGTGGTCAGTGGTCACAGGCTCACAGATAATCTTTCTTTCTATTGCTATGGCTTCAAAAacccttttttattttctcttcttctccatttttctGCTCTTTTCATCTCTTTCTACGGCAAAATCTTACTgtttttcaagaattttatCGCCGGCAACACTAGGTCTCAAGAAAGAGAAACTAAGCCACCTTCATTTCTACTTCCACGACATAGTTAGCGGGCGAAACGCCACCGCCGTTCCAGTAGCGGAAGCAGCCTCGACCAAAACCTCCTTATCTGCATTTGGACTAGTGATAATGATGGACGATCCGTTGACCGTCGAGCCTCACCGCAGCTCCAAACTTATCGGAAAAGCACAAGGGATTTACGCATCAGCATCACAAACTGAAATCAGTTTTTTAATGGTCCTGAACTTCGCTTTCACAGAAGGAAAATACAATGGTAGCAACCTTAGTGTTTTGGGACGGAACAGTATATTTTCCGGCATTAGAGAGATGCCGATCGTGGGCGGAAGCGGGCTTTTCCGGTTTGCTCGTGGCTATGCTCAGGCAAAGACTCATGAAATTAACCTGAAAACTGGGGATGCAGTGGTGGAGTATAATGT CTTTTTGACGTCGGAATTTGCTTCTAGCCTTCATGTTGTTTTTCTTTCAAGTGTTAATATCCAAATGCTTGATATCCTGAGATGGGTTTTCTTTGAAGCCTTCAAATGGTTTGTTTGTATGTAG